The following are encoded together in the Hemicordylus capensis ecotype Gifberg chromosome 4, rHemCap1.1.pri, whole genome shotgun sequence genome:
- the LOC128324907 gene encoding uncharacterized protein LOC128324907, translated as MLAQQIYNYFSASTQHWQILTSHVPTITVKPLSQTRWESRIDALKPLRYHLGSIYDALMEIYNEPHPHKRTSESLVVAKGLAEGISKFKFVVSLVVWYNMLFEINLTSKLLQNKETDLSSATSQLQVTKNYLVGCRCDDGFEQVLIDASVIAKELEILPNFETEQFRQRRKKKQFGYEAPDEAPQDPKQKFKVDFYYAILDMAIQSVEERFQQLQHYNSVFGFLYDIYSINKKCTEDVRKACKTLEQSLTHNENKDIDAEDLCCELQAVARRLPESMPPQKVLLFILQHKIQNSVPNVFVSLRILLTLPVSVASGERSFSKLKLIKTHIRSTMLQKRLVGLATISIEHAEASALDLKELLTKFAKEKARKIRF; from the coding sequence ATGTTGGCTCAACAGATCTATAATTATTTCTCTGCATCAACTCAGCATTGGCAAATACTAACTAGCCATGTACCTACCATTACTGTTAAGCCTTTGAGTCAAACAAGATGGGAGAGTCGGATTGATGCTTTGAAACCACTGAGATATCATCTTGGTAGTATATATGATGCTTTAATGGAGATCTATAATGAACCACACCCACATAAAAGAACAAGTGAATCTCTTGTTGTAGCTAAGGGTCTTGCTGAAGGCATTAGTAAGTTCAAGTTTGTGGTATCCCTTGTTGTATGGTACAACATGCTTTTTGAAATAAATCTGACAAGCAAACTACTACAAAATAAGGAAACTGATTTAAGTTCAGCTACAAGTCAATTACAAGTAACCAAGAATTATCTTGTGGGCTGTAGGTGTGATGATGGTTTTGAACAAGTTTTGATAGATGCTAGTGTGATTGCAAAGGAGTTAGAAATATTACCAAACTTTGAGACAGAACAATTTAgacaaaggagaaagaaaaaacagtttgGGTATGAGGCCCCAGATGAGGCTCCACAAGATCCAAAGCAAAAATTCAAAGTGGATTTCTATTATGCTATTTTAGATATGGCCATTCAATCTGTTGAAGAGAGATTCCAACAACTACAACACTATAATTCCGTATTTGGCTTCCTGTATGATATATACAGCATCAACAAAAAATGTACTGAAGATGTACGAAAGGCCTGCAAGACTTTGGAGCAGTCATTgacacacaatgaaaacaaagatattgatgctgaagatctgtgcTGTGAACTTCAAGCAGTTGCTCGAAGGCTTCCAGAGTCTATGCCACCACAAAAagtacttctcttcatactacaacaCAAAATCCAGAATAGTGTGCctaatgtttttgtttctcttaggatccttctcacacttccagtgtcagtggcaagtggtgaacgcagtttttcaaaactcaaactTATAAAAACACACATACGCTCAACTATGCTCCAAAAGAGACTAGTTGGTTTGGCAACTATATCAATCGAACATGCTGAAGCATCAGCACTTGACCTGAAGGAACTGTtaacaaaatttgcaaaggaaaaggcacgtAAAATAAGATTTTGA